In Desulfovibrio sp. UCD-KL4C, a single genomic region encodes these proteins:
- a CDS encoding MltA domain-containing protein: protein MRVYLSYSTSKLAIVSILFFFLFAGCVSKDIHPDAVKGLFQVDETHLNSILSRLNSPNGEKQSWVDLEAGIKENIKYLSKKQGDEVAVKYGNMEITWGMLARTNEELLEILPELDVYPDLLKDKFVWFALSPRTLLTGYYEPYLEASLTPDPAYPYPLYSVPTDLKALDLGKFHYRWKGEQLIYKIEDGAVVPYDDRKAIDFEGTLKNKGFEVAWAKSLVDVFVLQIQGSGRLLLADGSVKHILYAGKNGQKYVSLGKILIKRGLMPKEGMSMQGIRKFLKDNPDLVEELLTTNPSYVFFRLDDSGPYGAMNAPLTSMASVAVDSKVLPLGSMALLTTKLPQEGVESKKTFTKMVMAQDRGGAIKGTRVDLFCGSGAEAEFLAGHLKSWSHIYLPISREALNQYFQKKSDECKK from the coding sequence ATGCGGGTTTATTTGTCTTATAGTACTTCAAAATTGGCTATTGTCTCTATATTGTTTTTTTTTCTGTTTGCAGGGTGTGTATCAAAAGATATTCATCCTGATGCCGTTAAAGGTCTTTTTCAAGTTGATGAAACTCACTTAAATTCAATCCTCAGCCGTTTAAATTCACCAAATGGCGAAAAACAGTCATGGGTGGATCTTGAGGCTGGAATTAAAGAAAATATTAAGTATCTTTCTAAAAAACAGGGTGATGAAGTTGCTGTAAAATATGGCAACATGGAAATTACTTGGGGGATGCTTGCTCGTACTAATGAAGAGTTGTTAGAAATATTACCTGAGCTTGATGTTTATCCAGACCTTTTAAAAGATAAATTTGTCTGGTTTGCTTTATCGCCTCGTACTTTATTGACCGGCTACTATGAGCCATATCTTGAAGCTTCACTAACTCCGGACCCAGCTTATCCATATCCATTATACAGTGTTCCTACTGATCTTAAAGCTTTGGATCTTGGTAAATTCCATTATCGCTGGAAAGGGGAACAGTTAATTTATAAAATTGAAGATGGGGCTGTTGTGCCATACGATGACCGTAAGGCCATTGATTTTGAAGGTACATTAAAGAATAAAGGATTCGAAGTCGCTTGGGCTAAGAGCCTTGTTGATGTGTTTGTCCTGCAAATTCAAGGTTCTGGAAGACTATTGCTGGCAGACGGCAGTGTGAAGCATATTCTTTATGCTGGAAAAAATGGACAAAAGTATGTGTCATTAGGTAAAATTCTAATTAAAAGAGGTCTTATGCCTAAAGAAGGAATGAGTATGCAGGGCATACGCAAATTTCTGAAGGATAACCCTGATCTTGTTGAAGAGTTGCTCACTACTAATCCAAGTTATGTCTTTTTCAGATTGGATGATTCCGGTCCATATGGAGCTATGAATGCTCCTCTTACTTCTATGGCAAGTGTGGCTGTGGACAGCAAAGTTCTGCCTCTTGGATCTATGGCGCTACTAACAACAAAGCTTCCACAAGAAGGTGTGGAGAGTAAGAAAACGTTTACGAAAATGGTTATGGCGCAAGACAGAGGTGGGGCTATTAAAGGAACTAGAGTTGATTTATTTTGCGGGTCTGGTGCTGAAGCTGAATTTTTAGCAGGGCATTTGAAGTCATGGTCGCATATTTATCTTCCCATCAGCAGAGAGGCTCTTAATCAGTATTTCCAAAAAAAATCTGACGAGTGTAAGAAATAG